Proteins co-encoded in one Burkholderia sp. WP9 genomic window:
- a CDS encoding site-specific integrase, with translation MANRPQQLTLPLPRSYTRTDFAALRAFVQRVPLPAIARLYFDPDTAPHAAGADALERYLRTMRDDLVHLATLHGSSVLADHLKASTRHHGSAKLTAVTLRMVEQASRLAAAAPAATHPVGLWFRPLVARRLVGEGIPTLGALVDFCNRRGGSWWRAVPRIGLLRARVLVAWLRRHAGTLGVTVADDVDAVDPLEAPSGAARVALVPAGTGRASELAPLERVALPHALSGGEGSHGNGMRGLNRASGLCYLQAQHDLDAVRAWLHRYRDRPQALRAYTRELERLLLWAVTVRGTALSSLTVDDCEAYKDFLAMPSAAFTGPRTRRDSPRWRPFAPDGLSPDSQRYAVRALRAAFDWLVDVHYLAGNPWQAVSDPVTVTRAHAMRIERALPADLWSRVRRFAEDRSASLGPAATRWRAARAALLLMGDSGLRNAEAALARREQLRYVPADGEVPANWELEVTGKGRKQRIVPVSGACVEALAAHWRDRELDLAAPPPSAPLVAPLVIPATRAAQRRHAGAQGDRSREREQDQQGGVGYSGNGLRELVNWAVRQIRAELDLTEDERRQLAGTTPHAFRHTFGTQAAVDVPLDVVQQVLGHASLQTTTIYVQAERKRVRRELAGYYQRMTGVDPSPSE, from the coding sequence ATGGCGAACCGTCCTCAACAGCTGACGCTGCCCCTGCCGCGCAGCTATACGCGCACCGATTTCGCAGCGCTGCGCGCGTTCGTGCAGCGCGTGCCGCTGCCGGCCATCGCACGGCTGTACTTCGATCCGGACACCGCGCCGCATGCGGCGGGCGCCGACGCGCTCGAGCGCTACCTGCGCACGATGCGCGATGACCTGGTGCACCTCGCAACCCTGCACGGCTCGTCGGTCCTGGCCGACCACCTGAAAGCGTCGACCCGGCACCACGGCAGCGCGAAGCTCACCGCCGTCACGCTGCGGATGGTCGAGCAGGCATCCCGGCTGGCCGCCGCGGCGCCAGCCGCCACGCACCCGGTCGGCCTGTGGTTCCGCCCGCTGGTCGCCCGGCGTCTGGTGGGGGAGGGCATCCCGACGCTCGGCGCACTGGTGGACTTCTGCAACCGCCGCGGCGGCAGCTGGTGGCGGGCCGTGCCGCGCATCGGCCTGCTGCGCGCGCGGGTGCTGGTCGCGTGGCTGCGCCGGCACGCCGGCACGCTGGGCGTCACGGTGGCTGACGATGTCGATGCCGTCGATCCGCTCGAGGCACCGTCGGGCGCCGCGCGCGTCGCGCTGGTCCCGGCCGGCACCGGGCGCGCCAGTGAGCTGGCGCCGCTTGAGCGGGTCGCGCTGCCCCACGCGCTGTCCGGCGGGGAGGGGTCTCATGGAAACGGCATGCGCGGCCTCAACCGCGCATCGGGCCTGTGCTATCTGCAGGCGCAGCACGACCTTGACGCGGTACGCGCCTGGCTGCACCGCTACCGCGACCGGCCGCAGGCGTTGCGCGCGTACACGCGCGAACTCGAGCGCCTGCTGTTATGGGCGGTCACGGTGCGCGGCACGGCCCTGTCGTCGCTCACGGTCGACGACTGCGAGGCGTACAAGGATTTCCTCGCGATGCCGTCGGCGGCCTTTACCGGTCCCCGCACACGGCGCGATTCGCCACGCTGGCGCCCCTTCGCGCCGGACGGACTGAGCCCGGACAGCCAGCGCTATGCGGTGCGCGCGCTGCGCGCCGCGTTCGACTGGCTCGTCGACGTGCACTACCTGGCCGGCAACCCGTGGCAGGCGGTCAGCGATCCGGTGACGGTCACGCGGGCGCACGCGATGCGCATTGAACGGGCGCTGCCAGCCGACCTGTGGAGCCGGGTGCGCCGGTTCGCCGAAGACCGTAGCGCGAGTCTGGGGCCGGCCGCTACGCGCTGGCGCGCCGCGCGCGCCGCGCTGCTGCTGATGGGCGACTCGGGTCTGCGCAACGCCGAGGCGGCGCTCGCCCGCCGCGAGCAGCTGCGCTACGTGCCGGCCGATGGCGAGGTGCCGGCGAACTGGGAACTGGAGGTGACCGGCAAGGGCCGCAAACAGCGCATCGTGCCGGTCAGCGGCGCGTGCGTCGAGGCGCTGGCCGCGCACTGGCGGGATCGCGAACTGGATCTCGCTGCGCCGCCGCCGTCGGCGCCGCTGGTCGCGCCGCTGGTGATCCCGGCGACGCGGGCGGCGCAGCGCCGGCACGCCGGTGCGCAGGGTGACCGAAGTCGGGAGCGAGAGCAGGATCAGCAGGGTGGGGTGGGCTATTCGGGCAACGGGCTGCGCGAGCTGGTCAACTGGGCGGTGCGGCAGATCCGCGCCGAGCTGGATCTCACCGAGGACGAGCGCCGGCAACTGGCCGGCACCACCCCGCACGCGTTCCGGCATACGTTTGGCACCCAGGCGGCCGTCGACGTGCCGCTTGACGTCGTGCAGCAGGTGCTCGGTCATGCGTCACTGCAGACCACCACAATTTATGTGCAGGCGGAAAGGAAGCGCGTGCGGCGCGAACTCGCCGGCTACTACCAGCGGATGACCGGCGTCGACCCATCGCCGTCGGAATAA
- a CDS encoding type II toxin-antitoxin system RelE/ParE family toxin has protein sequence MIVRILPAAEAELEAIGDYIARDNPSRAVSFVRELRERCLGLADMPLAFPLVPRYEARGVRHRVHGHYQIFYRVVGQPAERVDVIHVLHSARNTAAILF, from the coding sequence ATGATCGTCCGGATTCTGCCCGCTGCAGAGGCCGAACTCGAGGCGATCGGCGATTACATCGCCCGGGACAATCCGTCCCGGGCTGTGAGCTTCGTGCGGGAACTGCGCGAGCGCTGCCTCGGCCTTGCTGACATGCCGCTCGCGTTCCCACTCGTGCCGCGCTACGAAGCGCGCGGCGTGCGGCACCGGGTGCACGGCCATTACCAGATTTTCTATCGCGTCGTCGGTCAGCCCGCGGAGCGGGTCGACGTCATTCACGTGCTGCACAGCGCGCGCAACACCGCCGCGATCCTTTTCTGA